One window from the genome of Pseudalkalibacillus hwajinpoensis encodes:
- a CDS encoding heterodisulfide reductase-related iron-sulfur binding cluster, whose amino-acid sequence MDVLLIANWIAFILVTAYAFFLFGYVVKTRYEYIKLGKKAEFDHSMKERLEAIVVKVFGQKKLLKDKKSGTIHVMMFYGFLLVQFGAIDMIVKGLSPGSHLPLGPLYPAFTFFQELVTLMILTAVVWAFYRRYIEAIARLKKGFKAGLVLLFIGLLMISVLFAGGMEIIWHDAGYSWSAPVASGIAFLFSWINETAAIALFFFFWWIHLLVLLTFMVYVPQSKHAHLIAGPVNVFLGRTNKVGQLASINFEDESQETYGVNTIEDFNQKQLVDLYACVECGRCTNMCPATATGKILSPMDLIVKLRDHLTEKGAAVTSRTPWVPAYAFSNTAGNQIAYQSRAQQETAAAAEGLVSDGLIGNVITEEEIWACTTCRNCEDQCPVENEHVDKIIDMRRHLVLMEGKMDSDVQRAITNIERQGNPWGISRKERENWRDMRDDIVVPTVKEKEKAGEEFEYLFWVGSMGSYDNRSQKIAASFAKIMNEAGISFAILGNKEKNSGDTPRRVGNEFLFQDLAQKNIETFQKHNISKIVTIDPHAYNSLKNEYPEFGLEAEVYHHTELLYDWIKEGKLKPKHEVNERITYHDSCYLGRYNEVYDPPREILRSIPGVEVIEMDRNRENGMCCGAGGGLMWTEEDTGSRINVTRTEQALSVMPSVIGSACPYCLTMMSDGTKAKEVEEEVATLDIVEILERSIVQKETVLQ is encoded by the coding sequence ATGGATGTTTTATTGATCGCTAACTGGATTGCTTTCATTCTTGTAACCGCTTACGCGTTCTTCTTGTTTGGGTATGTTGTGAAGACTCGATATGAATACATTAAGCTTGGAAAGAAAGCAGAATTTGATCATTCCATGAAAGAACGACTAGAAGCTATTGTAGTCAAAGTGTTTGGGCAAAAGAAATTACTTAAAGATAAGAAGAGTGGAACCATCCATGTGATGATGTTCTACGGTTTCCTTCTCGTTCAATTCGGTGCAATCGATATGATTGTGAAAGGTTTATCACCGGGGTCACATCTTCCTCTTGGACCGCTTTACCCAGCGTTTACGTTTTTCCAGGAGCTCGTGACGCTAATGATTTTAACAGCAGTTGTATGGGCATTCTACCGTCGCTATATTGAGGCGATCGCTCGTTTAAAGAAAGGTTTTAAAGCGGGACTTGTACTATTGTTCATTGGACTTTTAATGATATCCGTTCTTTTTGCAGGCGGTATGGAAATTATCTGGCATGATGCTGGTTATTCATGGAGTGCGCCAGTTGCTTCGGGAATTGCTTTCTTATTCTCATGGATCAATGAAACAGCAGCGATTGCACTATTCTTCTTTTTCTGGTGGATTCACCTGCTCGTGCTTCTTACGTTCATGGTGTATGTACCGCAATCCAAGCACGCTCACTTAATTGCAGGACCAGTCAACGTTTTCTTGGGTCGTACAAACAAAGTAGGGCAGCTTGCATCTATTAACTTTGAAGATGAAAGTCAAGAAACTTACGGTGTGAATACGATTGAAGATTTCAATCAGAAGCAGCTTGTTGATTTGTATGCCTGTGTGGAATGTGGACGCTGTACGAATATGTGTCCAGCAACGGCAACAGGAAAAATCCTTTCTCCGATGGATTTGATCGTTAAGCTTCGTGATCACCTGACAGAAAAAGGCGCAGCCGTTACATCAAGAACACCGTGGGTTCCTGCATATGCATTTTCTAACACAGCAGGAAATCAAATTGCTTATCAATCACGTGCTCAGCAGGAAACAGCTGCAGCAGCTGAAGGGCTTGTGAGCGATGGGTTAATTGGTAACGTGATTACAGAAGAAGAAATTTGGGCTTGTACAACGTGCCGTAACTGTGAAGATCAATGTCCAGTTGAGAACGAGCACGTTGATAAAATCATCGATATGCGTCGTCACCTTGTCTTAATGGAAGGGAAGATGGATAGCGATGTACAGCGTGCGATTACGAACATCGAACGTCAGGGCAACCCGTGGGGGATTAGCCGTAAAGAGCGTGAGAACTGGCGCGATATGCGTGATGATATCGTTGTTCCAACAGTAAAAGAAAAAGAAAAAGCAGGCGAAGAATTCGAATATCTCTTCTGGGTTGGCTCGATGGGCTCTTACGATAATCGTAGCCAGAAGATTGCCGCTTCCTTTGCGAAGATCATGAATGAAGCTGGCATTTCGTTCGCTATTCTTGGTAACAAAGAAAAGAACTCTGGCGATACGCCACGACGTGTAGGAAACGAGTTCTTGTTCCAGGATCTTGCACAGAAAAATATTGAAACGTTCCAAAAGCATAATATTTCAAAAATCGTTACAATCGACCCTCATGCTTATAACTCACTTAAAAATGAGTATCCTGAGTTTGGACTTGAAGCAGAGGTTTATCACCATACCGAATTATTGTATGACTGGATTAAAGAAGGAAAACTGAAGCCGAAACACGAAGTAAACGAGAGAATCACGTATCATGATTCCTGTTACCTCGGACGTTACAACGAAGTATACGATCCACCACGTGAAATTCTTCGCAGTATTCCAGGCGTTGAAGTGATCGAGATGGACCGCAACCGCGAAAATGGTATGTGCTGTGGCGCCGGCGGCGGTTTGATGTGGACGGAAGAAGATACAGGATCTCGCATTAACGTAACGAGAACGGAACAGGCACTTAGCGTGATGCCATCCGTTATCGGAAGTGCGTGTCCTTACTGCTTAACGATGATGAGTGATGGTACGAAAGCGAAGGAAGTAGAAGAAGAAGTAGCAACACTAGATATTGTCGAGATTTTAGAACGCTCCATTGTTCAAAAAGAAACTGTTCTCCAATAG
- a CDS encoding acetyl-CoA C-acetyltransferase — translation MGRTVIVSGVRTPFGKFGGALKSIEASKLGGTAIKEALVRAGIDPADVGEVIMGSVLQGGQGQIPSRQAARHAGIPWEVKTETINKVCASGLRSVTLADQIIRSGDEEVIVAGGMESMSNAPYIMKDARWGMRMGDKQVVDLMVHDGLTCSFDGCHMGVYGNTTAEEYEISREEQDRWATRSQERAVKAMESGIFAEEIIPINVPQRKGDPLVVEHDEAPRKGTTEEQLGKLKPVFGADGTITAGNAPGVNDGAGALVLMSEERASKEGKEVMATILSHTAIAVEAKDFPKTPGLVINELLKKTGKSIEEIDLFEINEAFAAVALTSGKIASLDEEKVNVHGGAVALGHPIGASGARILITLVHELKRRGGGIGIAAICSGGGQGDAIMVQV, via the coding sequence GTGGGCAGAACGGTCATTGTTAGCGGTGTGAGAACGCCGTTTGGAAAATTTGGTGGGGCTCTTAAATCAATAGAAGCATCTAAGCTGGGTGGAACAGCGATTAAAGAAGCTTTGGTTCGCGCTGGAATTGATCCTGCGGATGTAGGAGAAGTGATTATGGGGTCTGTCCTTCAAGGTGGTCAAGGTCAAATTCCATCTCGTCAGGCAGCAAGACACGCTGGTATTCCTTGGGAAGTAAAGACGGAAACGATTAACAAAGTATGCGCTTCAGGTCTTCGTAGCGTAACGCTCGCTGATCAAATCATTCGCTCTGGTGATGAAGAAGTCATTGTTGCCGGCGGAATGGAATCGATGAGCAACGCCCCATACATCATGAAGGACGCGCGCTGGGGCATGCGAATGGGCGACAAACAAGTGGTTGATCTCATGGTGCATGATGGCTTAACGTGCTCGTTTGATGGTTGTCACATGGGCGTTTATGGAAACACGACAGCGGAAGAGTATGAGATTTCTAGAGAAGAGCAGGATCGCTGGGCGACAAGAAGTCAGGAGCGTGCTGTGAAAGCGATGGAATCGGGGATTTTTGCAGAAGAAATTATCCCAATTAACGTGCCACAGCGAAAAGGAGATCCTCTCGTCGTTGAACATGATGAAGCACCTAGAAAAGGCACAACAGAGGAGCAGTTAGGAAAGCTAAAGCCAGTCTTCGGTGCCGACGGAACGATTACAGCTGGGAATGCACCAGGTGTAAATGATGGAGCTGGGGCGCTTGTCCTTATGTCTGAAGAACGTGCTTCAAAAGAAGGCAAAGAAGTCATGGCCACAATTCTTTCTCATACAGCAATTGCTGTTGAAGCAAAGGATTTTCCTAAGACGCCGGGTCTCGTGATCAATGAGCTATTGAAGAAAACAGGAAAATCAATTGAAGAAATTGATCTATTTGAAATCAATGAAGCGTTCGCAGCTGTAGCGCTAACGAGCGGAAAAATTGCCTCACTCGATGAAGAAAAGGTCAATGTGCATGGTGGTGCAGTGGCGCTTGGTCATCCAATTGGAGCAAGTGGTGCACGCATTTTAATAACACTTGTTCATGAATTGAAGCGACGCGGCGGTGGCATCGGAATAGCAGCGATCTGCAGCGGCGGTGGTCAAGGCGACGCTATTATGGTTCAGGTATAG
- a CDS encoding 3-hydroxybutyryl-CoA dehydrogenase, which translates to MEIKTIMVIGAGQMGAGIAQVCAASGYTVYLNDLKQEFLDKGIERIEKNLSKQVSKERITQEDLSGTMERLRATTDLQDAKHVDIVIEAAVENMEVKCNLFARLDEIAQDHTLLATNTSSLPITEIAASTKRPEKVIGMHFMNPVPVMKLVEIIRGLATTNESYQAVEKLAVDLGKTAVEVNDFPGFVSNRILMPMINEAIYTVYEGVASPEDIDSVMKLGMNHPMGPLTLADFIGLDTCLYIMETLQEGFGDDKYRPCPLLRKYVKAGWLGRKTGRGFYQYQD; encoded by the coding sequence ATGGAAATAAAAACAATTATGGTGATTGGTGCAGGACAAATGGGAGCTGGAATTGCACAGGTGTGTGCAGCTTCTGGCTATACAGTTTATTTAAATGATTTGAAGCAGGAGTTTCTTGATAAAGGAATTGAGAGAATTGAGAAAAACCTCTCGAAACAAGTTTCCAAAGAGCGGATTACACAGGAAGATCTAAGCGGAACGATGGAACGTTTGAGAGCGACGACAGATCTGCAGGATGCAAAGCATGTAGACATTGTCATTGAAGCAGCTGTTGAGAACATGGAAGTGAAGTGTAACCTTTTCGCACGGCTGGATGAAATTGCGCAAGATCATACGCTTCTTGCAACGAATACATCCTCTCTTCCAATTACGGAAATTGCAGCATCAACAAAGCGCCCTGAGAAAGTGATTGGTATGCACTTTATGAACCCGGTGCCTGTCATGAAGCTTGTTGAAATTATTCGCGGTCTAGCAACAACAAACGAAAGCTACCAGGCCGTTGAAAAGCTAGCGGTGGATCTCGGTAAGACAGCGGTTGAAGTAAACGACTTCCCAGGATTTGTGTCCAATCGAATTTTGATGCCAATGATCAACGAAGCGATCTACACCGTTTATGAAGGTGTGGCATCCCCTGAGGATATCGATAGCGTGATGAAGCTCGGCATGAATCATCCAATGGGACCATTAACTCTCGCAGATTTTATCGGTCTTGATACGTGTCTTTATATTATGGAAACGCTTCAAGAAGGATTCGGCGATGATAAATACCGCCCATGTCCGCTATTACGTAAATATGTAAAAGCTGGCTGGCTCGGACGTAAGACAGGAAGAGGCTTCTACCAATACCAGGATTAA
- a CDS encoding acyl-CoA dehydrogenase: protein MELVFTEEQKMMQKMVRDFAEKEIAPIVEEMEETDRFPREVIKRMGELGLMGIPIPEAYGGAEMDYTSYIIAIHELSKVSATVGVILSVHTSVGTLPILAFGTEEQKKRYIPKLATGEYLGAFALTEPSSGSDASSMKTRAVRDGDHYILNGSKIFITNGGEADTYVAFARTNPEEKGSKGVTAFIIERDMPGFSVGKKEKKMGLNGSNTVEIIFEDCRVPVENRLGEEGQGFKIAMANLESGRIGIAAQSLGIAEAALNYATAYAKERHQFGKPIGQNQGLGFKLADMATEVEAAKLLTYRAADLKNHGIPCMQEVSMAKLFASKAAVKASIEAVQVYGGYGYTKDYPVERLFRDAKVCEIYEGTSEIQKIVISRNLMK, encoded by the coding sequence ATGGAGCTTGTATTTACGGAAGAGCAGAAGATGATGCAGAAAATGGTGCGTGATTTTGCGGAAAAAGAAATCGCGCCAATTGTTGAAGAAATGGAAGAGACGGATCGTTTTCCACGCGAAGTGATTAAACGAATGGGCGAGCTTGGTTTAATGGGGATTCCGATTCCAGAAGCTTATGGCGGAGCGGAAATGGATTATACGTCATACATCATTGCAATCCATGAGCTCTCAAAAGTGAGCGCCACGGTCGGCGTAATTCTATCGGTTCATACATCCGTTGGGACACTGCCGATACTAGCGTTTGGTACAGAAGAACAGAAAAAGCGCTACATTCCGAAGCTAGCAACCGGAGAATACCTTGGTGCGTTTGCGCTGACGGAACCGAGTTCAGGATCAGATGCAAGCAGCATGAAAACGCGCGCTGTCCGAGATGGCGATCACTACATTTTGAACGGCTCAAAGATTTTCATTACAAACGGCGGCGAGGCGGATACGTATGTTGCCTTCGCAAGAACAAATCCTGAGGAAAAAGGAAGCAAAGGCGTAACTGCTTTTATTATCGAACGTGACATGCCTGGATTTAGCGTTGGGAAGAAAGAAAAGAAAATGGGGCTAAACGGCTCGAATACGGTTGAAATCATTTTCGAAGATTGCCGTGTGCCAGTTGAGAATCGTCTCGGCGAAGAAGGTCAGGGATTCAAAATTGCGATGGCAAACCTTGAGAGCGGCCGCATCGGGATCGCGGCACAGTCACTAGGAATTGCTGAAGCGGCGCTAAATTACGCGACGGCTTACGCGAAAGAGCGTCACCAGTTTGGTAAGCCGATCGGGCAAAATCAAGGTCTCGGCTTCAAGCTTGCCGATATGGCAACAGAAGTAGAGGCAGCGAAACTCCTAACCTATCGTGCGGCTGACCTGAAAAACCACGGGATCCCTTGCATGCAGGAAGTCTCGATGGCGAAGCTCTTTGCATCGAAAGCAGCCGTGAAAGCCTCGATTGAAGCGGTTCAAGTCTATGGCGGTTACGGTTACACGAAAGATTACCCAGTAGAACGCCTATTCCGAGACGCGAAAGTATGCGAAATCTACGAAGGAACGAGCGAAATCCAGAAAATCGTCATTAGTCGGAACTTGATGAAATAG
- a CDS encoding acyl-CoA dehydrogenase, whose amino-acid sequence MNFQLSEEHEMLRKMVRDFARKEVEPTAAERDEEERFDRKLFDQMAELGLTGIPWSEEYGGIGSDYLSYVIAVEELSRVCASTGVTLSAHTSLAGWPLNAFGTEEQKQKFLRPMAEGKLMGAYGLTEPGSGSDASGMKTTAKLDGDHYILNGSKIFITNGGEAEIYIVFAQTDKEKGHKGITAFIVEKGTPGFSMGKKEKKLGIRSSPTLEIIFEDCRVPVENRLGDEGQGFKIAMKTLDGGRNGIAAQAVGIAQGALDAATAYTKERKQFGKPIGANQGIGFKLADMATKIEAARLLTYQAAWKESQGLPYGKESAMSKLYAGDISMEVTTEAVQVFGGYGYTKDYPVERYMRDAKITQIYEGTNEIQRLVISRMLMAD is encoded by the coding sequence ATGAATTTTCAACTATCAGAAGAACATGAAATGCTACGGAAAATGGTGCGCGACTTTGCGAGGAAAGAAGTAGAACCAACAGCGGCTGAGCGTGATGAAGAAGAGCGCTTTGATCGAAAGCTTTTTGATCAAATGGCTGAGCTTGGTTTAACGGGCATCCCATGGTCAGAAGAGTACGGTGGCATTGGCTCAGATTACTTAAGCTATGTGATTGCAGTGGAAGAGCTATCACGCGTTTGTGCGTCTACAGGTGTAACGCTTTCTGCACATACCTCCCTTGCAGGCTGGCCGTTGAATGCATTTGGTACAGAAGAGCAGAAGCAGAAGTTCTTGCGTCCAATGGCAGAAGGTAAGCTAATGGGAGCTTACGGACTCACAGAGCCAGGGTCAGGATCGGATGCGAGTGGGATGAAAACGACGGCGAAGCTTGATGGCGATCACTACATCTTAAATGGCTCGAAAATTTTCATTACAAACGGCGGCGAAGCGGAAATTTATATCGTGTTTGCTCAGACCGATAAAGAAAAGGGTCATAAAGGGATTACTGCGTTTATCGTTGAAAAAGGAACGCCTGGTTTCTCAATGGGTAAGAAAGAGAAAAAGCTCGGCATTCGCTCTTCTCCTACGCTCGAAATCATTTTTGAAGACTGCCGTGTACCTGTTGAAAATCGTCTTGGCGATGAAGGACAAGGATTTAAAATCGCGATGAAGACGCTTGATGGTGGGCGTAACGGAATTGCGGCTCAAGCTGTTGGCATTGCACAAGGTGCGCTTGATGCAGCAACAGCATATACGAAGGAGCGTAAGCAGTTTGGCAAACCGATCGGCGCAAATCAAGGCATTGGCTTTAAGCTCGCTGATATGGCAACGAAAATTGAAGCAGCTCGACTATTAACTTACCAGGCTGCATGGAAAGAAAGTCAGGGTCTTCCGTATGGTAAAGAATCGGCGATGTCTAAGCTATACGCTGGAGATATCTCGATGGAAGTAACAACAGAAGCGGTGCAAGTCTTTGGTGGCTATGGCTATACGAAGGATTATCCAGTTGAGCGCTATATGCGTGATGCGAAAATTACGCAAATCTATGAAGGTACAAATGAAATTCAGCGTCTTGTTATTTCAAGAATGCTGATGGCTGATTAA
- the meaB gene encoding methylmalonyl Co-A mutase-associated GTPase MeaB codes for MHPLAERLSNQDERALAKAISLVENDAEDKLELLKDIHPMTGRAHYIGITGSPGAGKSSLVNRLITHLRKQDLTVGVVAVDPTSPFSGGSLLGDRVRMAEHFTDPGVFIRSMGTRGSLGGLSRTTKETVRLMDAFGFDVILIETVGVGQSELDIMKIADTIAVVLNPGSGDVVQVFKAGIMEIADLFIVNKADLPGVPKLLAELESMLDLVKHDAPWRPPIVKAISVQNLGLENVWKRMQEHFEYSKESGERDARRKTSLEREVIEVVHDEMMKQLMEREAEDNGWIDEVKSGAVDPYSAAVKLLQDYMGSLERKGMGR; via the coding sequence ATGCATCCACTCGCAGAACGACTTTCAAATCAGGATGAACGTGCGCTCGCAAAGGCGATCAGTCTTGTTGAAAATGATGCTGAAGACAAACTGGAATTACTGAAGGATATCCACCCGATGACGGGGCGTGCCCACTATATTGGGATAACCGGATCACCCGGTGCCGGTAAAAGTTCGCTCGTTAACAGGCTGATTACCCACCTTAGAAAGCAGGATCTCACTGTTGGTGTTGTGGCCGTTGATCCAACGAGTCCGTTTAGCGGGGGTTCCCTTCTAGGAGATCGTGTCAGGATGGCGGAGCATTTTACCGATCCTGGTGTCTTTATCCGAAGCATGGGAACACGAGGGAGCCTTGGGGGGCTTTCTCGAACGACGAAGGAAACGGTTCGCTTAATGGACGCGTTTGGATTCGATGTCATATTAATTGAAACGGTTGGGGTTGGGCAATCAGAGCTCGATATTATGAAGATCGCGGATACGATTGCCGTAGTGTTGAACCCAGGTAGCGGAGACGTTGTGCAAGTCTTTAAAGCTGGCATTATGGAAATTGCGGATCTTTTTATCGTCAATAAAGCAGATTTACCAGGTGTCCCCAAGCTACTGGCTGAGCTTGAAAGCATGCTCGATCTGGTGAAGCATGATGCGCCGTGGCGTCCACCGATTGTGAAGGCGATCTCTGTTCAAAATCTAGGTCTTGAGAATGTTTGGAAACGAATGCAGGAGCATTTTGAATACAGTAAGGAGTCTGGTGAGCGTGATGCTAGACGCAAAACCTCACTTGAACGAGAAGTGATCGAAGTGGTGCATGATGAAATGATGAAGCAGCTTATGGAGCGCGAAGCAGAGGATAATGGCTGGATTGATGAAGTGAAAAGTGGCGCCGTCGACCCTTACTCAGCCGCTGTGAAGCTGCTTCAGGATTATATGGGCAGCCTTGAGAGGAAGGGGATGGGAAGGTGA
- a CDS encoding TetR/AcrR family transcriptional regulator: MVKDEKLIQKRREQMIKAAVSLFKEKGFHRTTTREIARVAGFSIGTLYEYIRKKEDVLYLVCDSIYDEVRERLEDQLKPNITGIERLRQALHAFYHVMDDMQDEVLVMYQEAKSLPRETLPYVLKKELGMAEIFERLIEECVAEGKLRLTEEEIYGAAHNILVQGQMWVFRRWALRSHYSIEEYTRMQEAFLIQALNPVETTNR; encoded by the coding sequence ATGGTAAAGGATGAAAAGCTCATTCAGAAACGACGTGAGCAAATGATCAAAGCAGCGGTCTCCCTTTTTAAGGAAAAAGGGTTCCATCGTACGACAACGCGAGAAATTGCGCGTGTTGCTGGCTTTAGCATTGGTACGCTGTATGAATACATTCGCAAAAAAGAAGATGTGTTATATCTCGTTTGTGACAGCATTTATGATGAAGTGAGAGAGCGTCTAGAAGATCAGCTTAAGCCTAATATAACTGGAATCGAGCGTTTAAGGCAGGCCCTTCATGCGTTTTATCATGTGATGGACGATATGCAGGATGAAGTGCTTGTCATGTACCAGGAAGCAAAGTCCCTTCCGCGGGAAACGCTCCCTTATGTATTGAAAAAAGAGCTAGGAATGGCGGAAATATTTGAGCGATTGATTGAAGAATGTGTAGCAGAAGGAAAACTTCGGCTTACAGAAGAGGAGATTTACGGAGCTGCTCATAACATTCTCGTGCAGGGACAGATGTGGGTGTTCAGGCGCTGGGCGCTTCGATCTCATTATTCCATTGAAGAGTATACAAGAATGCAGGAGGCTTTTTTGATTCAAGCTTTAAATCCTGTAGAAACTACGAACCGATAG